From a single Rhipicephalus microplus isolate Deutch F79 unplaced genomic scaffold, USDA_Rmic scaffold_30, whole genome shotgun sequence genomic region:
- the LOC142786750 gene encoding uncharacterized protein LOC142786750 has translation MPTNAELSKQVEALEDKLNNIAKGTSELIFGKILLRMKESGIDVVELKREVDSLSSSVEHLNGLLEDMRCKNSALSDENTQLRSQNQSLTRRVEELEQYSRLSNVEIKGIPCTQGEDCVEILKTVGDKIGCPILPYDLDIVHRVPTRSIDKKNIIARFCSRTKKADFVSKARKARLCLSDIGLSSQSKFPVFVNEHLTACNKTLFSKALSLKKEKKWLFLWTDNCQIKARKTTTSKVLRIRDESDLNKIV, from the coding sequence ATGCCGACGAATGCAGAACTGTCAAAACAAGTTGAGGCGTTGGAAGACAAGCTTAACAATATAGCTAAAGGTACAAGTGAGCTCATCTTTGGTAAGATCCTGCTGAGAATGAAGGAATCTGGGATCGACGTTGTTGAACTTAAGAGAGAAGTTGACTCGCTGAGTTCCAGTGTTGAGCATTTGAATGGACTTCTTGAGGATATGCGGTGCAAAAATTCTGCGTTGTCCGATGAAAATACGCAACTCCGATCCCAGAACCAATCATTGACCCGCAGGGTCGAGGAGCTTGAGCAGTACTCTCGTCTCAGCAATGTCGAGATCAAGGGCATTCCATGTACCCAAGGAGAAGACTGTGTTGAAATCCTGAAAACAGTGGGGGACAAAATTGGTTGTCCCATTTTGCCCTATGATCTCGATATTGTTCATCGCGTGCCTACCCGATCTATTGACAAGAAAAACATCATTGCTCGATTTTGTTCTAGAACCAAGAAGGCCGATTTTGTTAGCAAAGCGCGTAAAGCCAGGCTCTGTCTTAGTGATATAGGGTTGTCTAGTCAGTCCAAATTTCCCGTATTTGTAAATGAGCATCTCACTGCCTGTAACAAGACTCTCTTCTCCAAAGCTCtttcattgaaaaaagaaaaaaaatggttgttcCTGTGGACTGACAACTGCCAAATTAAGGCCAGGAAAACAACTACTAGTAAAGTTCTACGCATTCGGGACGAATCTGACCTAAACAAAATAGTATAA